One Roseomonas sp. OT10 DNA window includes the following coding sequences:
- a CDS encoding sulfite exporter TauE/SafE family protein: protein MNDPLWLGALALAMVVTGLVSGTLAGLLGVGGGIVIVPVLFNIFPALGIPEAVQMKLAVGTSLATIIPTSIQSARKHHARGAMDVPLLKAMIPSITFGVLIGTLLAIWVRGTTLTAVFATIAVLVALNMGFTGVDSRLRETFPTGFLRQLIGTFIGAISAMMGIGGGTVGVPLMNMFGTPIRSAVATASAFGIIISIPATIGFIWAGWGNPLLPPLSLGYVNLIGFVLIVPSSMLATPWGVHLAHTIPPLMLKRAFALFLGITAVRMFYSLLA, encoded by the coding sequence ATGAACGACCCCCTCTGGCTGGGGGCGCTGGCCCTGGCGATGGTCGTGACCGGCCTCGTCTCGGGCACCCTGGCCGGGCTGCTCGGGGTCGGCGGCGGCATCGTCATCGTGCCGGTGCTGTTCAACATCTTCCCCGCCCTCGGCATCCCCGAGGCGGTGCAGATGAAGCTGGCCGTGGGCACCAGCCTGGCCACCATCATCCCCACCTCCATCCAGTCGGCGCGCAAGCACCATGCGCGCGGGGCGATGGACGTGCCGCTGCTCAAGGCGATGATCCCCTCCATCACCTTCGGCGTGCTGATCGGCACGCTGCTGGCGATCTGGGTGCGCGGCACGACGCTGACCGCGGTCTTCGCCACCATCGCCGTGCTGGTGGCGCTGAACATGGGCTTCACCGGGGTCGATTCGCGCCTGCGCGAGACCTTCCCCACCGGCTTCCTGCGTCAGCTCATCGGCACCTTCATCGGGGCGATCAGCGCCATGATGGGAATCGGCGGCGGCACCGTCGGCGTGCCGCTGATGAACATGTTCGGCACCCCGATCCGCAGCGCGGTCGCCACCGCCTCGGCCTTCGGGATCATCATCTCCATCCCCGCGACCATCGGCTTCATCTGGGCCGGCTGGGGGAACCCGCTGCTGCCGCCGCTCTCGCTGGGCTACGTCAACCTGATCGGCTTCGTGCTGATCGTGCCCAGCTCGATGCTCGCCACGCCCTGGGGCGTCCACCTGGCCCACACCATCCCGCCCCTGATGCTCAAGCGCGCCTTCGCGCTGTTCCTGGGCATCACCGCCGTCCGGATGTTCTACAGCCTGCTGGCCTGA
- a CDS encoding polysaccharide deacetylase family protein: MGGADAFPKGAAGCGRRALLAALAAPLAVPALSTPALAQLLACRGTIYLTIDTGWSREAEEIAAILRRRQVRATLFVADEPTFRGDRTLDDSWAPFWRARAAEGHVFASHTWRHWYFSGDPGPGRVRYASRRAGEGAEVLDGAALCAELRRPVERLKAMVPEAVVLPLWRAPGGRTTPNALALARACGLRHQGWTANGFLGDELDSDRSPNRALLARNLSAIRDGEVLLMHWGVRSRREPFAGILEPLLAGLQERGLCFAPLPREGRG; the protein is encoded by the coding sequence ATGGGCGGCGCAGACGCCTTCCCGAAGGGCGCCGCCGGTTGCGGCCGGCGCGCCCTGCTCGCGGCGCTGGCGGCGCCCCTCGCCGTCCCGGCCCTCTCCACCCCGGCTCTCGCCCAGCTTCTCGCCTGCCGTGGCACCATCTACCTCACCATCGACACCGGCTGGTCGCGCGAGGCGGAGGAGATCGCAGCGATCCTGCGCCGTCGGCAGGTCCGCGCCACCCTCTTCGTCGCCGACGAGCCGACCTTCCGCGGCGATCGCACCCTGGATGATTCCTGGGCCCCCTTCTGGCGGGCGCGGGCGGCGGAGGGCCACGTCTTCGCCAGCCATACCTGGCGGCACTGGTACTTCTCCGGCGATCCGGGGCCGGGCCGGGTCCGCTACGCCTCCCGCCGCGCGGGGGAGGGGGCGGAGGTGCTGGACGGGGCCGCGCTCTGCGCGGAGCTGCGCCGGCCGGTCGAGCGGCTGAAGGCCATGGTGCCGGAGGCGGTGGTGCTGCCGCTCTGGCGGGCGCCCGGCGGCCGGACCACGCCCAACGCGCTCGCCCTGGCCCGGGCCTGCGGCCTGCGGCACCAGGGCTGGACGGCGAACGGCTTCCTGGGCGACGAGCTGGACAGCGACCGCTCCCCCAACCGTGCCCTGCTGGCGAGGAACCTCTCCGCCATCCGCGACGGCGAGGTGCTGCTGATGCACTGGGGCGTGCGATCCCGCCGCGAACCCTTCGCCGGTATCCTGGAGCCGCTGCTGGCCGGCTTGCAGGAGCGCGGCCTGTGCTTCGCCCCGCTGCCGCGGGAAGGACGGGGCTGA
- a CDS encoding sulfite exporter TauE/SafE family protein — MSLIADPWFYALAVPGFLINGISKGGFASGAGNVAVPLMSMAVPAPQAAGIALPVLCAMDVSGLRAWWGQWSLREMRVLLPGGVLGIVLGTAAFNLLTARGVSLALGVITLLFLGRSLWLAMRRDTPPPAPPDPAKGFLWATASGLTSTVAHAGGPPLAVYLYPLRLDRRMLAATTTVFFGVMNYLKLIPYAGMGLLDGTNLLTSLVLLPLAPIGVQIGIRLHHRISDRVFYNAIYALLLVTGIKLVWDGLA; from the coding sequence GTGTCCCTGATCGCCGACCCCTGGTTCTATGCCCTGGCCGTGCCGGGTTTCCTCATCAACGGCATCAGCAAGGGCGGCTTCGCCTCGGGGGCGGGCAACGTCGCGGTGCCGCTGATGTCCATGGCGGTGCCGGCCCCCCAGGCGGCGGGAATCGCCCTGCCCGTCCTCTGCGCCATGGACGTCTCCGGCCTGCGCGCCTGGTGGGGGCAGTGGAGCCTGCGGGAGATGCGGGTCCTGCTGCCGGGCGGCGTGCTGGGCATCGTGCTGGGCACGGCGGCCTTCAACCTGCTGACGGCCAGGGGCGTCAGCCTCGCGCTGGGGGTGATCACCCTGCTCTTCCTCGGGCGCAGCCTCTGGCTGGCGATGCGGCGGGACACGCCGCCGCCGGCCCCGCCCGACCCGGCGAAGGGCTTCCTCTGGGCCACGGCCAGCGGGCTGACCAGCACCGTCGCCCATGCCGGGGGGCCGCCGCTGGCGGTGTACCTCTACCCGCTGCGGCTGGACCGGCGGATGCTGGCCGCCACCACCACCGTCTTCTTCGGGGTGATGAACTACCTGAAGCTGATCCCCTATGCGGGGATGGGGCTGCTGGACGGCACGAACCTGCTGACCAGCCTGGTGCTGCTGCCCCTGGCCCCGATCGGCGTGCAGATCGGCATCCGCCTGCACCACCGGATCAGCGACCGGGTCTTCTACAACGCGATCTACGCCTTGCTGCTGGTGACGGGGATCAAGCTGGTATGGGACGGTCTGGCATGA
- the msrA gene encoding peptide-methionine (S)-S-oxide reductase MsrA → MSETANPSRETAILGGGCFWCLDAVYRKLEGVAEVVSGYAGGQVPNPTYEQVCGKKTGHAEVVKVVFDPAVISYADILRVFFTIHDPTTKDRQGADVGPQYRSIVLTTSPEQAATAEAVMAEAAALYPAPLTTELVPAGEFWPAEAEHQDYFERTPWSGYCRAVIAPKVAKFRKTFAHRLRERAA, encoded by the coding sequence ATGAGCGAAACCGCGAACCCATCCCGGGAGACCGCCATCCTCGGCGGCGGCTGCTTCTGGTGCCTCGATGCCGTCTACCGCAAGCTGGAGGGGGTGGCCGAGGTCGTCTCCGGCTATGCCGGGGGCCAGGTCCCCAATCCGACCTATGAGCAGGTCTGTGGCAAGAAGACCGGCCATGCCGAGGTGGTGAAGGTCGTCTTCGACCCCGCCGTGATCTCCTATGCCGACATCCTGCGGGTCTTCTTCACCATCCATGACCCCACCACGAAGGACCGCCAGGGCGCCGATGTCGGCCCGCAGTACCGCAGCATCGTCCTGACCACCTCGCCGGAGCAGGCGGCGACGGCGGAGGCGGTGATGGCGGAGGCGGCGGCGCTCTACCCCGCGCCCCTGACGACCGAGCTGGTCCCGGCCGGGGAGTTCTGGCCCGCCGAGGCGGAGCACCAGGACTACTTCGAGCGGACCCCCTGGTCCGGCTACTGCCGGGCCGTGATCGCCCCGAAGGTCGCGAAGTTCCGCAAGACCTTCGCCCACCGCCTGCGGGAGCGCGCGGCATGA
- the msrB gene encoding peptide-methionine (R)-S-oxide reductase MsrB, translated as MSDEKTRAEAARTEAEWQHCLTPQAYRVLREHGTERPGSSPLNGEKRAGTYHCAGCGQPLFDSVTKFESGTGWPSFFHPVEGQVATTTDRTFGMVRTEVHCAHCNGHLGHVFPDGPPPTGLRYCMNGAALDFRPAVEETGTTR; from the coding sequence ATGAGCGACGAGAAGACCCGTGCCGAGGCCGCCCGCACCGAGGCGGAGTGGCAGCACTGCCTGACCCCCCAGGCCTACCGGGTCCTGCGCGAGCACGGCACGGAGCGGCCGGGCAGCAGCCCGCTGAACGGGGAGAAGCGCGCCGGGACGTATCACTGCGCCGGCTGCGGCCAGCCGCTCTTCGATTCGGTGACGAAGTTCGAGAGCGGCACCGGCTGGCCCTCCTTCTTCCACCCGGTGGAGGGGCAGGTGGCGACCACCACCGACCGCACCTTCGGCATGGTGCGGACGGAGGTCCACTGCGCCCATTGCAACGGGCATCTCGGCCATGTCTTCCCGGACGGTCCGCCGCCCACCGGGCTGCGCTACTGCATGAACGGCGCTGCCCTCGACTTCCGGCCCGCGGTGGAAGAGACGGGAACGACGCGCTAG
- a CDS encoding tartrate dehydrogenase yields MTRTHRIAVIPGDGIGKETVPEGLRVLEAAGRRFGFTLDCTEYDWSCDRYRTTGAMMPADGLDRLREADSVFLGAVGWPDVPDHVSLWGLLIPMRREFDQYISLRPCRLMPGVRTPLAGRTPAEIDFVVVRENTEGEYSSSGGRMFAGTEREFVTQESVFTRHGVDRVMRYAFELAMKRPRKKVTSATKSNGITFTMPFWDERFAAMKAQYPEVTTDQFHIDILCAQFVQHPDWFDVVVGSNLFGDILSDLGPAVAGSIGIAPSANINPEKKHPSMFEPVHGSAPDIAGKGICNPIGQIWSGAMMLEHLGEAEAAAAILAAIEKLLGEGGPRTRDLGGQAGTADLGRALAEAVAAG; encoded by the coding sequence ATGACCCGCACCCACCGCATCGCCGTCATCCCCGGGGACGGCATCGGCAAGGAGACCGTGCCGGAGGGGCTGCGCGTGCTGGAGGCCGCCGGGAGGCGCTTCGGCTTCACGCTGGACTGCACGGAATACGACTGGTCCTGCGACCGCTACCGCACCACCGGCGCGATGATGCCGGCGGACGGGCTGGACCGGCTGCGCGAGGCGGACAGCGTCTTCCTGGGCGCGGTGGGCTGGCCGGACGTGCCGGACCACGTCTCGCTCTGGGGCCTGCTGATCCCGATGCGGCGGGAGTTCGACCAGTACATCTCGTTGCGCCCCTGCCGGCTGATGCCGGGGGTGCGCACGCCGCTGGCCGGCCGCACCCCGGCCGAGATCGACTTCGTCGTGGTGCGCGAGAACACCGAGGGCGAGTACAGCTCCTCCGGCGGCCGCATGTTCGCGGGCACGGAGCGGGAGTTCGTGACCCAGGAGAGCGTCTTCACCCGCCACGGCGTGGACCGGGTGATGCGCTATGCCTTCGAGCTGGCGATGAAGCGTCCCCGGAAGAAGGTGACCAGCGCCACCAAGTCCAACGGCATCACCTTCACCATGCCCTTCTGGGACGAGCGCTTCGCGGCGATGAAGGCGCAGTACCCGGAGGTGACGACGGACCAGTTCCACATCGACATCCTCTGCGCGCAGTTCGTGCAGCATCCGGACTGGTTCGACGTGGTGGTGGGGTCGAACCTGTTCGGCGACATCCTCTCCGACCTCGGCCCGGCGGTGGCGGGCTCCATCGGCATCGCGCCCAGCGCCAACATCAACCCGGAGAAGAAGCACCCCTCGATGTTCGAGCCGGTGCACGGCTCCGCCCCCGACATCGCCGGCAAGGGCATCTGCAACCCGATCGGCCAGATCTGGTCGGGTGCGATGATGCTGGAGCACCTGGGCGAGGCGGAGGCCGCGGCCGCCATCCTGGCCGCCATCGAGAAGCTGCTGGGCGAGGGCGGGCCGCGCACCCGCGACCTGGGCGGCCAGGCGGGCACCGCCGATCTGGGCCGGGCCCTGGCCGAGGCCGTCGCGGCGGGCTGA
- a CDS encoding NupC/NupG family nucleoside CNT transporter, with the protein MSALQLQSGLGLLALAAFAWLCGGCRRPIPWRTVVAGLAGQVAAGALLLHVPPVRRAFAWLGDAVDALARATREGTALVFGYLGGAPLPYAELRPGASFILFFQALPLVLVVGALSALLYHWRVLPFVVGLLSRALRRAFGLSGACGFSVAANVFVGMVEAPLLIRAWLARLSTAELFAVMVAGLATISGNMLVVYATMLAPVVPDAAGQLLAASLVSAPASILAALLMIPPAPGAVEAAEPEMPPLYDSGMEAVVRGTADGLQLLLGIMATLIVFVALVALADMILSPTGLTVRAVMGWLMWPIALAMGVPVAEAGTVAASLGVKVAVNEFVSYLELAASGGAGLSERSRLVLTWALCGFTNFASVGIMVGGMTVMCPERRPEIVRLGLPSLLSAVIACGMVGAVVGLLTPG; encoded by the coding sequence ATGAGCGCGCTGCAACTGCAATCCGGCCTCGGCCTGCTGGCGCTGGCCGCCTTCGCCTGGCTCTGCGGCGGCTGCCGCCGGCCCATCCCCTGGCGCACCGTCGTCGCCGGGCTGGCCGGGCAGGTGGCGGCCGGGGCGCTGCTGCTCCACGTCCCGCCGGTGCGCCGCGCCTTCGCCTGGCTGGGCGATGCGGTGGACGCGCTGGCGCGGGCGACGCGGGAGGGCACGGCGCTGGTCTTCGGCTATCTCGGCGGCGCGCCGCTGCCCTATGCCGAGCTGCGGCCGGGCGCCTCCTTCATCCTGTTCTTCCAGGCCCTGCCGCTGGTGCTGGTGGTCGGCGCGCTCTCGGCGCTGCTCTACCACTGGCGGGTGCTGCCCTTCGTGGTCGGGCTGCTGTCGCGGGCGCTGCGCCGGGCCTTCGGGCTGTCGGGGGCCTGCGGTTTCTCCGTGGCGGCGAATGTCTTCGTCGGCATGGTGGAGGCGCCGCTGCTGATCCGCGCCTGGCTCGCGCGCCTGTCCACGGCGGAGCTCTTCGCGGTGATGGTCGCGGGGCTCGCCACCATCTCGGGCAACATGCTGGTGGTCTATGCGACCATGCTGGCGCCGGTGGTGCCGGATGCGGCGGGGCAGCTCCTCGCCGCCAGCCTGGTCAGCGCGCCCGCCTCGATCCTCGCCGCGCTGCTGATGATCCCCCCCGCCCCCGGCGCCGTGGAGGCGGCGGAGCCGGAGATGCCGCCGCTCTACGACAGCGGCATGGAGGCGGTGGTGCGCGGCACGGCGGACGGGCTGCAGCTGCTGCTCGGCATCATGGCGACGCTGATCGTCTTCGTGGCGCTGGTGGCGCTGGCGGACATGATCCTCTCGCCCACCGGGCTGACGGTGCGGGCGGTGATGGGCTGGCTGATGTGGCCCATCGCGCTGGCCATGGGCGTGCCGGTGGCCGAGGCCGGGACCGTCGCCGCCTCGCTGGGCGTGAAGGTCGCGGTGAACGAGTTCGTCTCCTACCTGGAGCTCGCCGCCTCCGGAGGCGCCGGGCTGTCGGAACGCTCGCGGCTGGTGCTGACCTGGGCGCTCTGCGGCTTCACCAACTTCGCCTCGGTGGGGATCATGGTCGGGGGCATGACCGTCATGTGCCCGGAACGCCGGCCGGAGATCGTACGGCTGGGGCTGCCCTCGCTGCTCTCGGCGGTGATCGCCTGCGGCATGGTCGGCGCGGTGGTAGGGTTGCTGACCCCGGGCTGA
- a CDS encoding serine hydrolase domain-containing protein: protein MIFPAPSPAPFPEADADTLGFDAARLSEAVAWAQGHESPFPRDLPAFLESGHFEPPPHNAVLGPVEPRGAPNGLILRHGRVAARWGDTRQADRTFSVAKSCLSLLTGIAVLDGLIADLDAPISATVPDPAFVGPRNGAVTWRMLLSQTSEWEGTLHGKSDAIDRGRQLQREGAAAKQHDRPLKQPGTHWEYNDVRVNALSLALMHRFGRALPEVWAERVVAPIGGSADWSWDGYRTAWVDLPNGVRALSVPGGTHWGGGMRTHAEDQARLGLLMLAGGIWEGRRLLPPGWVAASGTPCPLNRDYGLLWWLNATGRYPSADRESLFAQGAGGNTIWIEPATRIVAVFRWLDPAALPGMIERVTAARTI from the coding sequence ATGATCTTCCCCGCCCCCTCCCCCGCCCCTTTCCCCGAGGCCGATGCCGACACCCTGGGCTTCGACGCGGCCCGCCTGTCCGAGGCCGTCGCCTGGGCCCAGGGGCATGAGAGCCCCTTCCCGCGCGACCTGCCGGCCTTCCTGGAATCCGGCCATTTCGAGCCGCCGCCGCACAACGCGGTGCTGGGCCCGGTCGAGCCGCGCGGCGCGCCCAACGGTCTGATCCTGCGCCACGGCCGGGTGGCCGCGCGCTGGGGGGATACGCGGCAGGCGGACCGCACCTTCTCCGTGGCGAAGTCCTGCCTCTCCCTCCTCACCGGGATCGCGGTGCTGGACGGGCTGATCGCCGATCTGGACGCGCCGATCTCGGCCACCGTCCCCGATCCCGCCTTCGTCGGCCCGCGCAACGGCGCCGTCACCTGGCGGATGCTGCTCTCCCAGACCAGCGAGTGGGAGGGCACGCTGCACGGCAAGTCGGATGCGATCGACCGGGGCCGGCAGCTCCAGCGCGAGGGCGCGGCGGCCAAGCAGCACGACCGCCCGCTGAAGCAGCCCGGCACGCACTGGGAATACAACGACGTGCGGGTGAACGCGCTGTCGCTGGCGCTGATGCACCGCTTCGGCCGGGCGCTGCCGGAGGTCTGGGCGGAGCGGGTCGTCGCCCCCATCGGCGGCAGCGCCGACTGGTCCTGGGACGGCTACCGCACCGCCTGGGTGGATCTGCCCAATGGCGTGCGGGCGCTCTCCGTCCCGGGCGGCACGCATTGGGGCGGGGGGATGCGGACCCATGCCGAGGACCAGGCGCGGCTCGGCCTGCTCATGCTGGCCGGCGGCATCTGGGAGGGCCGGCGCCTCCTGCCCCCCGGCTGGGTGGCGGCGAGCGGCACGCCCTGTCCGCTGAACCGCGACTACGGGCTGCTGTGGTGGCTGAACGCGACAGGGCGCTACCCCTCGGCCGACCGGGAGAGCCTGTTCGCCCAGGGGGCCGGCGGCAACACCATCTGGATCGAGCCCGCCACCCGCATCGTCGCCGTCTTCCGCTGGCTCGACCCCGCCGCCCTGCCCGGCATGATCGAGCGCGTCACCGCCGCCCGAACCATCTGA
- a CDS encoding aspartate/glutamate racemase family protein, translating to MRRDDGVLGILGGMGPLAGAQFLARLTLLNPAGRDQDHVPAVLWSDPRVPDRTAARLSGGEDPLPWLLRGLRGLEAAGCSAIAIPCNTAHGWYAEMQAATRLPILHIIDAAEEDLLRQGLGGRRVGVMGTAGTLAMRLYQDRLGALGHECLVPEPEEMERLVSPGIALVKANRVAEAHAPLAEAARALAARGAEAVVLGCTEIPLGIAAGPGLPFPVVDTIDALARAALRWAGRG from the coding sequence ATGAGGCGGGACGACGGGGTCCTGGGCATCCTGGGCGGGATGGGGCCGCTGGCCGGGGCGCAGTTCCTGGCGCGCCTCACCCTGCTCAACCCGGCGGGGCGGGACCAGGACCATGTCCCGGCCGTGCTGTGGTCCGATCCCCGCGTGCCCGACCGTACCGCCGCCCGCCTGTCCGGCGGCGAGGACCCGCTGCCCTGGCTGCTGCGCGGCCTGCGCGGGCTGGAGGCGGCGGGCTGCAGCGCCATCGCCATCCCCTGCAACACCGCCCATGGCTGGTACGCGGAGATGCAGGCCGCCACCCGCCTGCCGATCCTGCACATCATCGACGCCGCGGAGGAGGATCTGCTGCGCCAGGGCCTGGGCGGCCGGCGGGTGGGCGTGATGGGCACGGCCGGAACGCTGGCCATGCGGCTCTACCAGGATCGCCTGGGGGCGCTGGGCCACGAATGCCTGGTGCCGGAGCCGGAGGAGATGGAGCGGCTGGTCAGCCCGGGCATCGCGCTGGTCAAGGCCAATCGCGTCGCCGAGGCCCATGCCCCCCTGGCCGAGGCGGCCCGCGCCCTGGCCGCGCGCGGGGCGGAGGCGGTGGTGCTGGGCTGCACCGAGATCCCGCTGGGGATCGCCGCCGGGCCGGGGCTGCCCTTCCCCGTGGTGGACACGATCGACGCGCTGGCCCGGGCGGCGCTGCGCTGGGCGGGACGGGGCTGA
- a CDS encoding dipeptidase — translation MDTESPPLPAEAPMAEVLALHARLPTLDTHVDIPWPATPDPRGETVRQVDFPKMAAGGLKAVVFIAYTPQGPRTPEGHAAAGQRAEAMLRTIRGTVPGSGNRRLVATAEALERAHAEGAFAVLLGVENGNAMGHDLSRLALWKGLGACYLTITHDGHNDLADAARPKPELGDGPALHGGLSALGRQAVGEMNRLGLMVDVSHIARTSFFHAVEASRAPVVATHACCAALRPHPRNLDDEQLDALRDTKGLIQVTAVPAFLRAPDADGKYRASVADMADHVEHAVKRIGLEHVGLSSDFDGGGGVEGWRHAGETAGLTAELVRRGFDEAALELLWSGNFRRVWRAAEAVAAEGG, via the coding sequence ATGGACACCGAGAGCCCGCCCCTGCCCGCCGAGGCCCCCATGGCCGAGGTCTTGGCGCTCCACGCCCGCCTGCCCACCCTCGACACCCATGTGGACATCCCCTGGCCCGCCACGCCCGACCCGCGCGGCGAGACCGTCCGGCAGGTGGACTTCCCGAAGATGGCGGCGGGCGGGCTGAAGGCCGTCGTCTTCATCGCCTATACCCCCCAGGGCCCGCGCACGCCCGAGGGCCATGCCGCCGCCGGCCAGCGCGCCGAGGCGATGCTGCGCACCATCCGCGGGACCGTGCCCGGTTCCGGGAACCGCCGCCTCGTCGCCACGGCGGAGGCGCTGGAGCGCGCCCATGCGGAGGGCGCCTTCGCCGTGCTGCTGGGGGTGGAGAACGGCAACGCCATGGGGCACGACCTCTCCCGCCTCGCGCTGTGGAAGGGGCTGGGCGCCTGCTACCTGACCATCACCCATGACGGGCACAACGACCTGGCCGACGCCGCCCGTCCGAAGCCCGAGCTGGGCGACGGCCCCGCGCTGCATGGCGGGCTGAGCGCGCTGGGCCGGCAGGCGGTGGGCGAGATGAACCGGCTGGGGCTGATGGTGGACGTCTCGCACATCGCGCGCACCTCCTTCTTCCACGCCGTCGAGGCCTCCCGCGCCCCGGTGGTCGCCACCCACGCCTGCTGCGCCGCGCTGCGGCCGCATCCGCGCAACCTCGACGACGAGCAGCTCGACGCGCTGCGCGACACCAAGGGGCTGATCCAGGTCACCGCCGTGCCCGCCTTCCTCCGCGCGCCCGACGCGGACGGGAAGTACCGCGCCTCGGTCGCCGACATGGCCGACCACGTGGAGCACGCGGTGAAGCGCATCGGGCTGGAGCATGTCGGCCTGTCCAGCGACTTCGACGGCGGCGGCGGGGTGGAGGGCTGGCGCCATGCCGGCGAGACGGCCGGGCTGACCGCCGAGCTGGTGCGGCGCGGCTTCGACGAGGCGGCGCTGGAGCTGCTCTGGTCCGGCAACTTCCGCCGCGTCTGGCGCGCGGCCGAGGCAGTGGCCGCCGAAGGGGGCTGA
- a CDS encoding YncE family protein, with protein sequence MRLSPCATVRAVLFAAATLLAPAAARADLVFVLNSTDPSIQLLDGRTQQEVRRIPALREVHHLTLTPDGTQILVGDSGGNEMVFLDPATGEVKRRERISNPYHLAFTPDGKRLVVTSLRRDQVDVYGWDGQALTLQGRVRSGDMPSHVAFSPDSKVAYVTLQGDREIAAIALDTREVLWKLEVGRDPAGILWHEGRLLVGIMGSDNLAVVDPEARVVERRIVLGRGTHQVFPSPNGDTIYVTSRVDSRITALDPRTLAIRRVYEVPGGPDDITFGPDGKLWATLRFIRKVGVLDPATGELTQIPVGRSPHGILYQVGAAAVADAQRSAR encoded by the coding sequence ATGCGGCTCTCCCCCTGCGCCACCGTCCGCGCTGTCCTGTTCGCCGCGGCGACGCTGCTGGCGCCCGCGGCGGCACGGGCCGACCTGGTCTTCGTGCTGAACTCGACCGACCCCAGCATCCAGCTGCTGGACGGCAGGACCCAGCAGGAGGTGCGGCGCATCCCCGCCCTGCGCGAGGTCCACCACCTGACCCTGACCCCGGACGGAACCCAGATCCTGGTCGGGGATTCCGGCGGCAACGAGATGGTCTTCCTCGACCCCGCCACGGGCGAGGTGAAGCGGCGGGAGCGGATCAGCAACCCCTACCACCTGGCCTTCACCCCGGACGGCAAGAGGCTGGTGGTCACCAGCCTCCGCCGCGATCAGGTGGACGTCTACGGCTGGGACGGGCAGGCGCTGACCCTGCAGGGGCGGGTCCGCTCCGGCGACATGCCGAGCCACGTCGCCTTCAGCCCGGACAGCAAGGTGGCCTACGTCACCCTGCAGGGCGACAGGGAGATCGCCGCGATCGCCCTGGACACGCGGGAGGTGCTGTGGAAGCTGGAGGTCGGCCGTGATCCGGCGGGCATCCTCTGGCACGAGGGCAGGCTGCTGGTCGGCATCATGGGCTCGGACAATCTGGCCGTCGTCGATCCCGAGGCGCGGGTGGTGGAGCGCCGGATCGTGCTGGGGCGCGGGACCCATCAGGTCTTCCCCTCGCCGAACGGCGACACGATCTACGTGACCAGCCGGGTGGACAGCCGCATCACCGCGCTGGACCCCAGGACCCTGGCCATCCGCCGCGTCTACGAGGTGCCGGGCGGGCCGGACGACATCACCTTCGGTCCGGACGGCAAGCTCTGGGCGACGCTGCGCTTCATCCGCAAGGTGGGCGTCCTGGACCCCGCCACGGGCGAGCTGACGCAGATTCCGGTCGGCCGCTCCCCGCATGGCATCCTGTACCAGGTCGGCGCCGCCGCCGTGGCCGACGCGCAGCGTTCCGCCCGCTGA